One Halalkalicoccus tibetensis genomic region harbors:
- a CDS encoding magnesium transporter yields MLPLLAGLSVLQMVSGSVLEAFEETLLAYPSLLILVPVQIGTAGNLASIMCARLSTQLHLGTFELDPSNPDVRANTLAILGLAATVFLAVGVAAWAIGQVLGGSLSLLEVFTISMVSGMALAVLVVVLSVLSVWGSFRLGYDPDDTTIPIVTNVCDITGVLILFAVASVVI; encoded by the coding sequence ATGCTTCCGCTGTTGGCGGGGCTGTCGGTGCTCCAGATGGTCTCGGGCTCGGTCCTCGAGGCGTTCGAGGAGACGCTGCTGGCCTATCCCTCGCTGTTGATCCTCGTGCCCGTCCAGATCGGTACGGCAGGAAACCTCGCCTCGATCATGTGCGCCCGCCTCTCGACCCAGCTCCACCTCGGGACCTTCGAGCTCGACCCCTCGAACCCCGACGTCCGGGCGAACACCCTCGCGATCCTTGGGCTCGCGGCCACCGTCTTCCTCGCGGTCGGGGTCGCCGCCTGGGCGATCGGGCAGGTCCTCGGCGGAAGCCTGAGCCTCCTCGAGGTGTTCACGATCTCGATGGTCAGCGGGATGGCGCTGGCGGTCCTCGTGGTCGTCCTGAGCGTCCTCTCGGTCTGGGGCTCCTTTCGGCTGGGCTACGACCCCGACGACACCACCATCCCGATCGTCACCAACGTCTGCGACATCACCGGCGTGCTGATCCTCTTCGCGGTCGCCTCGGTCGTGATCTGA
- a CDS encoding class I SAM-dependent methyltransferase codes for MSVREEFDDWAARGKDRGMEDRHWHTAKHALARMPVEEGDTVFDLGTGSGYALRALRETKGAGRGYGLDGSPEMVRNARSYTDDPALSFLLGDFDSLPLADDSVDHVFSMEAFYYASDPHNTLSELARVLRPGGTFFCAVNYYEENVHSHEWQERISVEMTRWSRLEYREAFREAGFHVAEQDNLPDREIEIPEESEFPTEEWESREEMVERYRTYGTLLTVGVVP; via the coding sequence ATGAGCGTCCGCGAGGAGTTCGACGACTGGGCCGCCCGGGGCAAGGACCGGGGGATGGAGGACCGCCACTGGCACACCGCGAAACACGCGCTCGCGCGCATGCCCGTCGAGGAGGGCGATACGGTGTTCGACCTCGGGACGGGATCGGGCTACGCGCTGCGGGCGCTGCGCGAAACCAAGGGCGCGGGACGGGGCTACGGCCTCGACGGCTCGCCCGAGATGGTCCGCAACGCCCGCTCGTACACCGACGACCCCGCCCTCTCCTTCCTGCTCGGGGACTTCGACTCACTCCCGCTGGCCGACGACTCGGTCGATCACGTCTTCTCGATGGAGGCCTTTTATTACGCGAGTGACCCCCACAACACCCTCTCGGAGCTCGCGCGAGTCCTCCGACCCGGTGGGACGTTCTTCTGTGCGGTGAACTACTACGAGGAGAACGTCCACTCCCACGAGTGGCAGGAGCGCATCTCCGTGGAGATGACCCGCTGGTCGCGCCTGGAGTACCGCGAAGCCTTCCGCGAGGCCGGCTTCCACGTCGCCGAACAGGACAACCTCCCCGATCGCGAGATAGAGATCCCCGAGGAGAGCGAGTTCCCCACCGAGGAGTGGGAGAGCAGGGAGGAGATGGTCGAGCGCTACCGGACCTACGGCACCCTGCTCACGGTCGGGGTCGTCCCGTAG
- a CDS encoding stage II sporulation protein M, whose translation MKVTDALDGALSTLLSKPAGVLPAYFVGYGAGTVARTIPLIGLFLAYLLLLAQGRLEPVEEALAAADLEALDEATEDPAAADPDALPADALSEALAGLVTPGVVAIVGLSIVLGIAVWIVVGAAFHAGQIHTVYAALLGREPVESGVSGAIADAKPFVGLRILEYGLYLLVTLVYGLVVFVAGAVYTADPGIGLAVAAGAALLAPVWLLSLLLIAAVFVFAPQAVVVDGVGTVGGLKRGAGFIRRRPGAFAVYVALAIGIWLATSGATALLTLVGVQNVVSLVTLLLVTPFLHLVKTGIYAEGDRIEARPLLSGEGPGVRARLRNGWSTSMGSLRSFTFSGTGLSLTGASLLLFGLGTVGGYLMVGEFAVETGDIGDPADVFGAFPVGTFVMIAANNWLVAVGQTFAGLALGIPTAVNLLFNGAIVGIVAGISADLFVVAALVVPHAILEVPALAVSGALGLHLGRVAWRRARGRADDAALAEELRLAFWVLVGLALVFVLASFVEAFLTPRIASWLL comes from the coding sequence ATGAAGGTCACCGACGCGCTCGACGGCGCGCTCTCGACGCTCCTCTCGAAGCCCGCCGGGGTCCTGCCCGCGTACTTCGTCGGCTACGGCGCGGGCACGGTCGCGCGGACGATCCCCCTGATCGGGCTCTTCCTCGCCTATCTGCTCCTGCTCGCCCAGGGCCGCCTCGAACCCGTAGAGGAGGCGCTCGCGGCGGCCGACCTCGAGGCCCTCGACGAGGCCACCGAGGACCCCGCGGCCGCCGACCCCGACGCGCTGCCGGCCGACGCGCTCTCCGAAGCGCTGGCGGGCCTCGTCACCCCGGGCGTGGTGGCGATCGTCGGCCTCTCGATCGTTCTGGGGATCGCGGTCTGGATCGTCGTCGGCGCCGCCTTCCACGCCGGCCAGATACATACCGTCTACGCCGCCCTACTGGGGAGGGAGCCCGTCGAGTCGGGCGTCTCCGGAGCGATCGCCGACGCGAAGCCGTTCGTCGGGCTCCGGATCCTCGAGTACGGCCTCTACCTGCTGGTGACGCTGGTCTACGGGCTGGTCGTCTTCGTCGCGGGTGCGGTCTACACCGCCGACCCCGGGATCGGGCTGGCGGTCGCGGCCGGGGCGGCGCTGCTTGCGCCCGTCTGGCTGCTCTCGCTCCTCCTGATCGCCGCGGTGTTCGTCTTCGCCCCGCAGGCGGTGGTCGTCGACGGCGTGGGGACCGTCGGCGGGCTCAAACGCGGCGCCGGCTTCATCAGGCGGCGACCCGGCGCCTTCGCCGTCTACGTCGCCCTCGCGATCGGGATCTGGCTCGCGACCAGTGGGGCGACCGCCCTGCTCACCCTGGTCGGCGTCCAGAACGTCGTCTCGCTGGTGACGCTGCTGCTCGTCACGCCCTTCCTCCATCTCGTGAAGACCGGGATCTACGCCGAGGGCGACCGGATCGAGGCCCGACCCCTGCTCTCGGGCGAGGGTCCTGGCGTGCGTGCGCGCCTCCGAAACGGCTGGTCTACGAGCATGGGCTCGCTTCGCTCCTTTACCTTCTCGGGGACCGGGCTCTCGCTGACGGGCGCGAGCCTCCTGCTGTTCGGGCTCGGCACCGTCGGGGGCTACCTGATGGTCGGCGAGTTCGCCGTCGAGACCGGCGATATCGGTGATCCCGCCGACGTGTTCGGGGCGTTCCCGGTCGGGACGTTCGTGATGATCGCCGCGAACAACTGGCTGGTCGCGGTCGGCCAGACGTTCGCGGGGCTCGCGCTGGGGATCCCCACGGCCGTCAACCTGCTGTTCAACGGCGCGATCGTCGGGATCGTCGCCGGGATCAGCGCCGACCTGTTCGTCGTCGCCGCGCTGGTCGTCCCCCACGCGATCCTCGAGGTCCCCGCGCTCGCGGTCTCGGGCGCGCTGGGACTCCACCTCGGTCGGGTCGCCTGGCGACGCGCTCGGGGACGGGCCGACGACGCGGCGCTCGCCGAGGAACTCCGCCTCGCCTTTTGGGTCCTCGTGGGGCTCGCGCTCGTGTTCGTGCTCGCCTCGTTCGTCGAGGCGTTCCTCACGCCCCGGATCGCGAGCTGGTTGCTGTAG
- a CDS encoding sulfite exporter TauE/SafE family protein gives MDFGLGIGILLVLTVLSFVGGTIVSTIGPGGILIVTGLYLLTPFSSAEVAGTSSATFAVGAILGSLIYARSGEIDWTVAGSVSAAAAVGTWAGVQANAYLSRELYGLILAAMLAAVGCNIVYREYRDLEPRIELGHEGRDLAAFVVIGLVIGVFGGLLGIGGAALSAPALVLVGVPMLVTIAVTQVVVLFTALFTTANYLLLDAVVTPLVFLITAAYLGGVTLGWWLAHRIAAERLKFALGVVLIGLAASLLV, from the coding sequence ATGGACTTCGGGCTCGGGATCGGGATCCTCCTCGTTCTCACGGTGCTCTCCTTCGTCGGCGGGACGATCGTCTCGACGATCGGCCCCGGCGGGATCCTCATCGTCACCGGCCTTTACCTGCTGACTCCGTTCTCGAGCGCCGAGGTCGCGGGCACCTCCAGCGCGACGTTCGCCGTCGGCGCGATACTGGGCAGTCTGATATACGCGCGCTCGGGCGAGATCGACTGGACGGTCGCGGGGAGCGTCAGCGCCGCCGCGGCCGTCGGCACCTGGGCCGGCGTGCAGGCCAACGCCTACCTCTCGCGGGAGCTCTACGGGCTGATCCTCGCGGCGATGCTCGCGGCCGTCGGCTGCAACATCGTCTACCGGGAGTACCGCGACCTCGAACCCCGCATCGAGCTCGGCCACGAGGGACGGGATCTCGCCGCGTTCGTCGTTATCGGGCTCGTGATCGGCGTCTTCGGCGGCCTGTTGGGGATCGGCGGGGCGGCGCTGTCGGCGCCGGCGCTCGTGCTCGTCGGCGTCCCAATGCTCGTGACGATCGCGGTCACCCAGGTCGTCGTCCTCTTCACCGCGCTGTTCACGACCGCCAACTACCTGCTGCTGGACGCGGTCGTCACTCCCCTCGTGTTCCTGATCACGGCCGCCTATCTGGGCGGCGTCACACTGGGCTGGTGGCTCGCCCACCGGATCGCCGCCGAGCGCCTGAAGTTCGCGCTCGGGGTCGTCCTGATCGGGCTCGCGGCGTCGCTCCTGGTCTGA
- a CDS encoding type 1 glutamine amidotransferase, with the protein MILVVHNEPDPGSRYHTEELARQFPDRREHDFASEGSPPDLGDVDGVVLAGSTAGVYEADEHPWMAEQAEWIRDLVGEGVPTLGVCFGHQAINGALGGRVEHRGLRCALVEPEFDDSPLFDGVGPGVAAVHGDWVVEAGEGMEPIASLPNYPLFATRHRWAPVWSVQFHPECTERFYRVAGEKHGWEPHEESVEAFAATELFGNFRRLAEDRR; encoded by the coding sequence ATGATCCTCGTCGTCCACAACGAGCCCGACCCCGGCTCGCGCTACCACACCGAGGAGCTCGCACGGCAGTTCCCCGACCGGCGCGAGCACGACTTCGCGAGCGAGGGTTCCCCGCCGGACCTCGGGGACGTCGATGGCGTCGTCCTCGCGGGGAGCACGGCCGGCGTCTACGAGGCCGACGAGCACCCGTGGATGGCCGAGCAGGCCGAGTGGATCCGCGATCTCGTCGGGGAGGGCGTGCCGACGCTTGGCGTCTGTTTCGGCCATCAGGCGATCAACGGGGCGCTCGGCGGGCGCGTCGAGCACCGGGGGCTTCGCTGCGCGCTCGTCGAGCCCGAGTTCGACGACAGTCCGTTGTTCGATGGCGTCGGTCCCGGCGTGGCGGCAGTCCACGGCGACTGGGTGGTCGAGGCCGGCGAGGGGATGGAGCCGATCGCCTCGCTGCCCAACTACCCGCTGTTCGCGACCCGCCACCGCTGGGCCCCGGTCTGGAGCGTCCAGTTCCACCCTGAGTGCACCGAGCGGTTCTACCGGGTGGCGGGGGAGAAACACGGCTGGGAACCCCACGAGGAGTCGGTGGAAGCGTTCGCGGCGACGGAGCTGTTCGGGAACTTCCGGCGGCTCGCGGAGGATCGTCGGTAG
- the uvrB gene encoding excinuclease ABC subunit UvrB has translation MSDSSSGPLQPDRPEAEKPFRVEAPFEPAGDQPEAIEQLVSGYESGMDRQTLLGVTGSGKTNTVSWTVEGIQTPTLVIAHNKTLAAQLYEEFRNLFPDNAVEYFVSYYDYYQPEAYVEASDTYIDKDASINDEIDRLRHSATRSLLTRDDVIVVASVSAIYGLGDPRNYVDMSLQLEQGQRIERDELLKGLVDLNYERNDVDFTQGTFRVRGDTVEVFPMYGRYAVRVEFWGDEIDRLTKLDPLEGELKSEEPAVLIHPAEHYSIPESRLESAIDEIEEDLEKRIRYFERQGDMLAAQRIEERTTFDLEMLRETGYCSGIENYSVYFSERESGDPPFTLLDYFPDDFLTVIDESHQTIPQIKGQYAGDKSRKDSLVENGFRLPTAYDNRPLTFEEFEERVGKRLYVSATPGEYERENSEQVVEQIVRPTHLVDPAVEVQSAEGQIDDLMARIQERTERDERVLVTTLTKRMAEDLTEYLENAGVGVEYMHDETDTLERHELIRGLRLGEFDVLVGINLLREGLDIPEVSLVAILDADQQGFLRSRTTLIQTMGRAARNAEGEVVLYADETTDAMAEAIDETQRRREIQREFNAEHGYTPTTIDKAVGETNLPGSKTDTGGVTGDAPEDAEAAQARIQALEERMDEAAGNLEFELAADIRDRIRELREEFDALEDDEGVVPEPEPDF, from the coding sequence ATGAGCGACAGCAGTTCGGGCCCGCTGCAGCCCGACAGACCGGAGGCCGAGAAGCCGTTTCGCGTCGAGGCCCCCTTCGAGCCCGCCGGCGACCAGCCCGAGGCGATCGAACAGCTGGTCTCGGGCTACGAGTCGGGGATGGACCGCCAGACTCTCCTGGGCGTGACGGGCTCGGGCAAGACCAACACCGTTAGCTGGACCGTCGAGGGCATTCAAACTCCTACCCTCGTCATCGCGCACAACAAGACGCTCGCCGCGCAACTGTACGAGGAGTTCAGGAACCTGTTCCCGGACAACGCCGTCGAGTACTTCGTCTCCTACTACGACTACTACCAGCCCGAGGCCTACGTCGAGGCCAGCGATACGTACATCGACAAGGACGCCTCGATCAACGACGAGATCGACCGGCTGCGCCACTCCGCGACCCGGTCGCTGCTGACCCGCGACGACGTGATTGTCGTCGCCTCGGTCTCGGCGATCTACGGGCTCGGCGACCCGCGCAACTACGTCGACATGAGCCTCCAACTGGAGCAGGGCCAGCGGATCGAGCGCGACGAACTCCTCAAAGGCTTGGTCGACCTGAACTACGAGCGAAACGACGTCGACTTCACCCAGGGTACCTTTCGAGTGCGCGGCGACACCGTCGAGGTGTTCCCGATGTACGGCCGGTACGCCGTGCGCGTCGAGTTCTGGGGCGACGAGATCGACCGCCTCACGAAGCTCGACCCCCTCGAGGGCGAGCTGAAAAGCGAGGAGCCTGCTGTACTCATCCACCCCGCAGAACACTACTCGATTCCCGAGAGCCGGCTGGAAAGCGCCATCGACGAGATCGAGGAGGACCTGGAGAAGCGGATCCGCTACTTCGAGCGCCAGGGCGACATGCTCGCGGCCCAGCGCATCGAGGAGCGGACCACCTTCGACCTGGAGATGCTCCGCGAGACGGGCTACTGTTCGGGCATCGAGAACTACTCGGTCTACTTCTCGGAGCGCGAGTCGGGCGACCCGCCCTTCACCCTGCTCGACTACTTCCCCGACGACTTCCTCACCGTCATCGACGAATCCCACCAGACCATTCCGCAGATCAAGGGCCAGTACGCCGGCGACAAGTCGAGGAAGGACTCGCTGGTCGAGAACGGCTTTCGGCTGCCCACCGCCTACGACAACCGCCCGCTGACCTTCGAGGAGTTCGAGGAGCGCGTCGGAAAGCGGCTGTACGTCTCCGCGACCCCGGGCGAGTACGAGCGCGAGAACAGCGAACAGGTCGTCGAGCAGATCGTTCGACCCACTCATCTGGTTGACCCCGCCGTGGAGGTCCAGTCGGCGGAGGGCCAGATCGACGACCTGATGGCCCGAATTCAGGAGCGAACCGAGCGCGACGAGCGCGTGCTCGTGACCACCCTCACCAAGCGCATGGCCGAGGACCTCACCGAGTACCTCGAGAACGCGGGCGTGGGCGTCGAGTACATGCACGACGAGACGGACACGCTGGAGCGCCACGAGCTGATCCGGGGGCTCCGGCTGGGCGAGTTCGACGTGCTCGTGGGGATCAACCTGCTTCGGGAGGGTCTGGATATCCCCGAGGTCTCCTTAGTAGCCATCCTCGACGCCGACCAGCAGGGGTTCCTGCGCTCGCGGACCACCCTCATCCAGACGATGGGGCGAGCGGCCAGAAACGCCGAGGGTGAGGTCGTCCTGTACGCCGACGAGACGACCGACGCGATGGCCGAGGCGATCGACGAGACCCAGCGCCGCCGCGAGATCCAGCGCGAGTTCAACGCCGAACACGGCTACACGCCGACGACCATCGACAAGGCGGTCGGCGAGACCAACCTCCCGGGAAGCAAGACCGACACCGGCGGCGTGACGGGCGATGCCCCCGAGGACGCCGAGGCCGCCCAGGCGCGGATCCAGGCCTTGGAGGAGCGCATGGACGAGGCCGCGGGCAACCTGGAGTTCGAGCTCGCGGCGGACATCCGCGACCGGATCCGCGAGCTGCGCGAGGAGTTCGACGCGCTCGAGGACGACGAGGGCGTCGTTCCCGAGCCCGAACCCGACTTCTGA
- a CDS encoding cobyrinic acid a,c-diamide synthase, producing MKGFVLGGVSSNVGKTVATLATIRALDRAGRAVQPAKAGPDFIDPSHHRRVAGRPSRTLDPWLQGEDGMGRNYHRGEGDICIVEGVMGLYDGEVSSTAMVAEALDLPVVLVVDASAGMESVAATALGFREYASHAGRDVEVAGIIAQRAQGGRHERGIRDALPEGLEYFGRIAPDEALEIPDRHLGLETGEEAPLSDEALDAASEHLRVERLLDVARDPPRPEGEESTGTGSNAPTDKRIAVARDSAFRFCYPATIERLRERGEVVTFSPVAGDALPDCDAVYLPGGYPELHAEALSGSPALEELAGRAGEGLPVFGECGGLMTLSESLTTADGETYPMAGVLPAEVRMHERYQALDHVELRATRDALTASGGTALRGHEFHYSSADVGSDARFAFEMERGEGIDGEHDGLVEHQVLGTYCHFHPESGAFDAFLDGL from the coding sequence GTGAAGGGATTCGTCCTCGGAGGAGTGAGTTCGAACGTCGGCAAGACCGTCGCGACCCTTGCGACGATCCGCGCGCTCGATCGGGCGGGGCGGGCGGTCCAGCCCGCGAAGGCCGGCCCGGATTTCATCGATCCGAGCCACCACCGACGGGTGGCGGGCCGCCCCTCCCGGACGCTCGACCCGTGGCTCCAGGGCGAGGACGGAATGGGGCGCAACTACCACCGTGGCGAGGGCGATATCTGTATCGTCGAGGGGGTGATGGGGCTCTACGACGGCGAGGTCTCGAGCACCGCAATGGTCGCGGAGGCGCTCGACCTGCCGGTCGTCCTCGTCGTCGACGCCTCGGCGGGCATGGAGAGCGTCGCGGCGACCGCGCTTGGCTTTCGAGAGTATGCGTCCCACGCCGGTCGCGACGTCGAGGTCGCGGGGATCATCGCCCAGCGCGCCCAGGGCGGGCGCCACGAGCGGGGGATCAGGGATGCGCTGCCCGAGGGGTTGGAGTACTTCGGGCGGATCGCGCCCGACGAGGCCCTCGAGATCCCCGACCGCCACCTCGGCCTGGAGACCGGCGAGGAGGCGCCGCTGAGCGACGAGGCGCTCGACGCCGCGAGCGAGCACCTGCGCGTCGAGCGGCTCCTCGACGTCGCGCGCGATCCGCCGCGGCCCGAAGGGGAAGAATCGACGGGTACGGGGTCGAACGCGCCCACCGACAAGCGGATCGCCGTCGCGCGCGATTCCGCCTTCCGCTTCTGCTACCCCGCGACGATCGAGCGCCTGCGCGAGCGCGGCGAGGTCGTGACGTTCTCGCCGGTCGCGGGCGACGCGCTGCCCGACTGCGACGCGGTCTACCTCCCCGGCGGGTACCCGGAACTGCACGCCGAGGCGCTCTCGGGATCGCCCGCGCTCGAGGAACTGGCAGGACGGGCGGGCGAGGGACTGCCCGTGTTCGGCGAGTGCGGCGGGCTGATGACGCTCTCCGAGTCGCTGACGACGGCGGATGGCGAGACCTACCCGATGGCCGGCGTCCTCCCGGCCGAGGTTCGGATGCACGAGCGCTATCAAGCGCTCGATCACGTCGAGCTGCGGGCGACGCGCGACGCCCTCACCGCCTCCGGGGGAACGGCGCTGCGGGGTCACGAGTTCCACTACTCGAGTGCCGACGTCGGTTCGGACGCCCGCTTCGCCTTCGAGATGGAGCGTGGCGAGGGGATCGACGGCGAGCACGACGGACTCGTCGAACACCAGGTGCTGGGGACCTACTGTCACTTCCACCCCGAGAGCGGGGCGTTCGACGCGTTTCTCGACGGGTTGTAG
- a CDS encoding ribonucleoside-diphosphate reductase subunit alpha yields the protein MSQATTRTDTIESILREAWSDRVDDEAFEEVVRSAERDCYEGASREELYEAIVGALSARIERNPAYKRVAARVFRERYFEERVGDVEPGDREDAYRESFVASIERGVETDLLDERMAEYDLSSLAEALELDRDDRLDHMAMETLYQRYFLRDGDEPIELPQTFWMRVAMGIALREAPEEREEYAKEFYELLSTLRFVHSTPTLFHAGTTHPQLSSCYLTTVPDDLEGIFDAYKEHAKLSKWSGGLGNDWTPLRASGARISSTGVESTGTVPFLKISNDVTGAINRSGKRRGAACAYLEAWHMDFPAFLDLRRNTGDERRRTHDMNTAAWVPDLFMKRVQDGGEWTLFSPDEVPDLHGSYGAEFEEKYREYERQAENDELDQYERVEADELWRTMLTRLFETGHPWITFKDPCNVRSPQDHAGVVNSSNLCTEITLNTSEEETAVCNLGSVNLSRHVDGEGLDRERLEDTVHTAMRMLDNVVDLNFYPTEKAERSNMRHRPIGLGVMGFHDALLDQGIAMNSEGAVEFADRTQEIVSYHAILGSSELAAERGAYESYEGSKWDRDLLPQDTVSLLEEERGREIPIDVEERLDWGRVREHVAEHGMRNSNTMAVAPTATISTIAGTTPSIEPVYSNLYVKSNMSGDFTVINDHLVSDLRERGLWTDEIRDRIKYHDGSIQEIDAIPEELKELHRGAFEIDPRHQLRLSAERATWIDQSQSHNVFFPSTDGSLLAGVYETAWELGLKTTYYLRTLGASQVEKTTLDMREYDDTQFRDSDDDDDEDEGNSLPSVEDPTCEACQ from the coding sequence ATGAGCCAGGCTACGACACGAACCGACACGATCGAATCGATACTGCGAGAGGCATGGAGCGACCGGGTTGACGACGAGGCCTTCGAGGAGGTCGTCCGCTCGGCCGAGCGCGACTGCTACGAGGGCGCGAGCCGCGAGGAGCTCTACGAGGCGATCGTGGGCGCGCTGAGCGCTCGCATCGAGCGAAACCCCGCCTACAAACGCGTCGCGGCTCGCGTCTTCCGGGAGCGGTATTTCGAGGAGCGCGTCGGCGACGTCGAGCCCGGGGATCGCGAGGACGCGTACCGGGAGTCGTTCGTCGCCTCCATCGAGCGCGGGGTCGAGACCGACCTGCTCGACGAGCGCATGGCCGAGTACGACCTGTCGAGCCTCGCCGAGGCGCTGGAGCTCGACCGCGATGACCGGCTCGACCACATGGCGATGGAGACGCTGTACCAGCGCTACTTCCTCCGTGACGGCGACGAGCCAATCGAGCTGCCCCAGACGTTCTGGATGCGCGTCGCGATGGGGATCGCGCTCCGGGAGGCCCCCGAGGAGCGAGAGGAGTACGCGAAGGAGTTCTACGAGCTACTCTCGACGCTGCGGTTCGTCCACTCGACGCCGACGCTGTTCCACGCCGGGACGACCCACCCGCAGCTCTCCTCGTGTTACCTCACGACCGTTCCCGACGACCTCGAGGGGATCTTCGACGCCTACAAGGAACACGCGAAGCTCTCGAAGTGGTCCGGCGGGCTCGGCAACGACTGGACGCCCCTACGCGCCAGCGGCGCGCGGATCTCCTCGACGGGCGTCGAGTCGACGGGGACGGTCCCGTTCCTGAAGATCTCGAACGACGTGACCGGCGCGATCAACAGGAGCGGGAAACGGCGCGGGGCGGCCTGTGCCTACCTCGAGGCGTGGCACATGGACTTCCCCGCCTTTCTCGACCTGCGGCGAAACACCGGCGACGAGCGCCGGCGCACCCACGACATGAACACCGCGGCGTGGGTGCCCGACCTGTTCATGAAGCGCGTCCAGGACGGCGGGGAGTGGACGCTGTTCTCGCCCGACGAGGTGCCCGACCTGCACGGCTCCTACGGTGCCGAGTTCGAGGAGAAATATCGGGAGTACGAACGGCAGGCCGAAAACGACGAGCTCGACCAGTACGAACGCGTCGAGGCCGATGAGCTGTGGCGGACCATGCTCACCCGGCTGTTCGAGACCGGCCACCCGTGGATCACGTTCAAGGACCCCTGTAACGTCCGCTCGCCCCAGGACCACGCGGGCGTCGTCAACTCCTCGAACCTCTGTACGGAGATCACGCTGAACACCAGCGAGGAGGAGACCGCCGTCTGCAACCTCGGCTCGGTGAACCTCTCGCGCCACGTCGACGGGGAGGGCCTCGACCGCGAACGGCTGGAGGACACGGTTCACACCGCGATGCGGATGCTCGACAACGTCGTCGACCTGAACTTCTACCCCACGGAGAAGGCCGAACGCTCGAACATGCGCCACCGGCCGATCGGCCTCGGCGTCATGGGCTTTCACGACGCCCTGCTCGACCAGGGGATCGCGATGAACTCCGAGGGGGCCGTCGAGTTCGCCGATCGTACCCAAGAGATCGTCTCCTATCACGCGATTCTCGGCTCCTCGGAACTGGCCGCAGAACGCGGGGCCTACGAGAGCTACGAGGGCTCGAAGTGGGACCGCGACCTCCTCCCGCAGGACACCGTTTCGCTCCTCGAGGAGGAGCGCGGCCGGGAGATCCCGATCGACGTCGAGGAGCGCCTCGACTGGGGACGGGTGCGAGAACACGTCGCCGAACACGGGATGCGAAACTCCAACACGATGGCGGTCGCGCCGACGGCGACCATCTCGACGATCGCCGGGACGACCCCCTCGATCGAGCCGGTCTACTCGAACCTCTACGTGAAGTCGAACATGTCGGGCGACTTCACCGTGATCAACGACCACCTCGTTTCCGACCTCAGGGAACGTGGCCTGTGGACCGACGAGATCCGCGACCGGATCAAGTACCACGACGGCTCGATCCAGGAGATCGACGCGATCCCCGAGGAGCTGAAGGAGCTCCACCGGGGCGCCTTCGAGATCGACCCGCGCCACCAGCTCCGCCTCTCCGCGGAGCGTGCGACCTGGATCGACCAGAGCCAGTCGCACAACGTCTTCTTCCCGTCGACGGACGGCTCGCTGCTCGCGGGCGTCTACGAGACCGCCTGGGAACTCGGCCTGAAGACGACCTACTACCTCCGGACGCTGGGCGCGAGCCAGGTCGAGAAGACCACGCTGGACATGCGCGAGTACGACGACACCCAGTTCCGCGATTCGGATGACGATGACGACGAGGACGAGGGGAACAGCCTGCCGAGCGTCGAGGACCCCACCTGTGAGGCCTGCCAGTAA